The following are encoded together in the Lysobacter silvisoli genome:
- a CDS encoding isochorismate synthase: protein MNAIPGTLSVPYDSLTPSPPRATSLLRAYRRHDTLFSSSQVQLHARGVLETVDASACDGLAETAREALQRTARKIGRLPLLGAVPFAADAPARLWIPRQAVFAAGQARHGGERRSLPVPLPHCDGVLPQPTAQGYRDSVSAALQRIDAGRVAKVVLSRSLRMQARVSVPWLLERLLSRHPDGYTYAIDLTRNGDSASLVGSSPELLLRKRGAQVLSNPLAGSIPRVADPAEDAQRAQGLLSSAKDRHEHALVVDAVAAALAPHCRKLQVPAAPSLLSTPTMWHLSTRVEGELLDPAASSLQLALALHPTPAVCGYPTVAAQAAIRELEGYDRGLFTGLVGWSDPEGDGEWAVTIRCALVEADAVTAYAGAGVVRGSQPQAELDETSAKLRTMLNAMGLAQVLDVPESAA, encoded by the coding sequence ATGAACGCCATTCCAGGCACGCTAAGCGTGCCCTACGATTCCCTTACGCCCAGTCCGCCGCGCGCGACGTCGCTGCTGCGAGCCTACCGCCGTCACGACACCCTGTTTTCTTCGTCGCAGGTGCAACTGCATGCGCGCGGCGTGCTGGAGACGGTCGACGCCAGCGCTTGCGACGGTCTGGCCGAGACCGCGCGCGAGGCGCTGCAGCGCACCGCGCGCAAGATCGGGCGGCTGCCGCTGCTCGGCGCCGTGCCGTTCGCGGCCGATGCGCCGGCGCGCTTGTGGATTCCGCGCCAGGCGGTGTTCGCAGCGGGGCAGGCGCGTCACGGCGGCGAACGCCGCAGCCTGCCGGTGCCCTTGCCCCACTGCGACGGGGTGCTGCCCCAGCCCACGGCGCAGGGCTATCGCGACAGCGTGAGTGCGGCGCTGCAGCGCATCGACGCCGGACGCGTGGCCAAGGTGGTGCTGTCGCGCAGCCTGCGCATGCAGGCGCGGGTGTCGGTGCCCTGGTTGCTGGAGCGCCTGCTGTCGCGGCATCCCGACGGTTACACCTACGCCATCGATCTGACCCGGAACGGGGACAGCGCGAGCCTGGTCGGCTCCAGTCCCGAACTGCTGCTGCGTAAGCGCGGCGCGCAGGTGCTGTCCAATCCGCTGGCCGGTTCGATCCCGCGCGTGGCCGATCCGGCCGAAGACGCGCAGCGCGCGCAAGGTCTGCTGAGTTCGGCCAAGGACCGGCACGAGCACGCGCTGGTGGTGGATGCGGTGGCCGCCGCGTTGGCGCCGCATTGCCGCAAGCTGCAGGTGCCGGCCGCGCCCAGCCTGCTGTCCACGCCGACCATGTGGCATTTGTCCACGCGCGTGGAAGGCGAGCTGCTGGACCCGGCGGCCAGCTCGCTGCAGCTGGCATTGGCGTTGCACCCCACGCCCGCAGTCTGCGGCTATCCCACGGTGGCGGCGCAAGCCGCGATCCGCGAGCTGGAAGGCTACGACCGCGGCTTGTTCACCGGCCTGGTCGGCTGGAGCGATCCGGAGGGCGATGGCGAGTGGGCGGTGACGATCCGCTGCGCCCTGGTCGAAGCCGATGCGGTCACCGCCTACGCCGGCGCGGGCGTGGTACGCGGCTCGCAGCCGCAGGCGGAATTGGACGAAACCAGCGCCAAGCTGCGCACCATGCTCAACGCCATGGGCCTGGCCCAGGTGCTGGACGTTCCGGAGTCCGCGGCATGA
- a CDS encoding TonB-dependent receptor, with amino-acid sequence MSYPDRPFAAGAAALRPVIAAAPLTRALRLALFALTLAPAVAAAQTAGAQATDLDEVVVIAEREPGNFAIDRAEIDLTQAGDVADLLSNQSGVAVGGGAPVAQKIYVRGFEDTLLNVTIDNAPQPAELYHHQTRVQIEPEFVKSIELDAGAGAATAGPGALTGALRVTTRDAFDMLALYGDPQRDAGVLVKGAGGFNGENSYKAVVSAFGRWSDRFGAMATYVLQDGGDYDTGDGRRVTPTAYRHERGQARFTGHFGDHTADLSLEHLSDTGTYYERPHMINFAGRFILSDHEMTRETASYNHRYDPASEAVDVQATLFRTVSDYQNRRNTTGQLYGRGEQTSYGLDLRNTARWSALELVYGVDYRRDELDARQQAVPRPFWASTVQTVSVLGAYGQATWTPSEQWRVSAGARWDDYRHRVASGPGAGAANSQARFSPNASIQWQPTEHLTLRAAYADAFRGVTIREAFFSALYVHHGDLEGESADNAEIGVAWERDGWFARATGFRQHIDDYINAVYTGDVGAEWGRWANVGRAEVEGYEAEAGRRWDAYELALGVWNSDTRFNDRPLNDADLGLGTSIGRTWTARFDWRASPRARYGLRARHVEAEDNNITPTAPPKPGYTVADVMGEWSLDAARRLKLGAAVSNLFDRSYYDHGTYGYHSSGTYIGFPAQGRELRVSLSYLF; translated from the coding sequence ATGTCTTATCCCGATCGCCCGTTCGCAGCGGGCGCCGCCGCGCTGCGCCCCGTTATCGCCGCCGCGCCGCTGACGCGCGCGCTCCGTCTTGCCTTGTTCGCCCTGACTCTGGCGCCGGCCGTCGCCGCTGCGCAGACCGCCGGGGCGCAAGCCACGGACCTGGACGAAGTGGTGGTGATCGCCGAACGCGAACCCGGCAACTTCGCCATCGACCGCGCCGAGATCGACCTGACCCAGGCCGGCGACGTCGCCGACCTGCTGTCCAACCAGTCCGGCGTAGCCGTGGGCGGCGGCGCGCCGGTGGCGCAGAAGATCTACGTGCGCGGCTTCGAAGACACCCTGCTCAACGTCACCATTGACAACGCGCCGCAGCCGGCCGAGCTGTATCACCACCAGACGCGCGTGCAGATCGAACCCGAGTTCGTGAAGTCGATCGAACTGGATGCCGGCGCCGGCGCGGCCACCGCCGGTCCCGGCGCCCTGACCGGCGCGCTGCGCGTGACCACGCGCGACGCCTTCGACATGCTCGCCCTCTACGGCGACCCGCAGCGCGACGCTGGCGTGCTGGTCAAGGGCGCGGGCGGCTTCAACGGCGAGAACAGCTACAAGGCCGTGGTCTCCGCGTTCGGCCGCTGGTCCGACCGTTTCGGCGCCATGGCCACCTACGTACTGCAGGACGGCGGCGACTACGACACCGGCGATGGGCGCCGGGTGACGCCCACCGCTTACCGCCACGAACGCGGCCAGGCGCGCTTCACCGGTCATTTCGGCGATCACACGGCCGACTTGTCGCTGGAACACCTGTCGGACACGGGCACCTACTACGAGCGCCCGCACATGATCAATTTCGCCGGCCGCTTCATCCTGTCCGACCATGAGATGACGCGCGAGACGGCCAGCTACAACCACCGCTACGATCCGGCCAGCGAGGCCGTGGACGTGCAGGCCACGCTGTTCCGCACCGTCAGCGACTACCAGAACCGCCGCAACACCACCGGCCAGCTGTACGGCCGCGGCGAACAGACCAGCTACGGCTTGGACCTGCGCAACACCGCGCGCTGGTCGGCGCTGGAACTGGTCTATGGCGTGGACTACCGCCGCGACGAGCTCGACGCGCGCCAGCAGGCGGTGCCGCGCCCGTTCTGGGCCAGCACGGTGCAGACGGTGAGCGTCCTGGGCGCTTACGGCCAGGCGACCTGGACGCCGTCGGAACAATGGCGCGTGTCGGCCGGCGCGCGCTGGGACGACTACCGCCATCGGGTCGCATCCGGCCCGGGCGCGGGCGCGGCCAATTCGCAGGCGCGCTTCAGCCCCAACGCCTCGATCCAATGGCAGCCCACCGAGCACCTGACCTTGCGCGCGGCCTACGCCGACGCCTTCCGCGGCGTGACCATCCGCGAAGCCTTCTTCAGCGCGCTCTACGTGCACCACGGCGACCTGGAAGGCGAAAGCGCCGACAACGCCGAGATCGGCGTGGCCTGGGAGCGCGACGGCTGGTTCGCGCGCGCCACCGGCTTCCGCCAGCACATCGACGATTACATCAATGCCGTCTACACCGGCGACGTCGGCGCCGAATGGGGCCGCTGGGCCAATGTCGGGCGCGCCGAGGTCGAAGGCTACGAGGCCGAGGCCGGGCGTCGCTGGGATGCCTACGAATTGGCGCTGGGCGTGTGGAATTCTGACACCCGCTTCAACGACCGTCCGCTCAACGACGCTGACCTGGGCCTGGGCACCTCGATCGGCCGCACCTGGACCGCGCGCTTCGACTGGCGGGCCTCGCCGCGCGCCCGCTACGGCTTGCGCGCGCGCCATGTCGAGGCGGAGGACAACAACATCACCCCGACCGCGCCGCCCAAGCCCGGTTACACCGTGGCCGACGTGATGGGCGAGTGGTCGCTGGATGCGGCCCGCCGGCTCAAGCTGGGCGCGGCGGTGAGCAACTTGTTCGATCGCAGCTATTACGACCACGGCACTTATGGGTATCACTCCAGCGGCACGTACATCGGCTTCCCTGCGCAGGGACGGGAGCTGAGGGTGTCGCTGAGCTATCTGTTCTGA
- a CDS encoding DMT family transporter, with protein sequence MLPVRDIVLLLLIVLSWAINFLTSAYALREIPPFLFTGLRFAALALPLAFLVKRPTPGQWPRLIAVCLCIGVLHFGLSFTALKLAGDLSSPAIVMQSYVPMTALLAWWVLGERFAWRTGAAIAVSFAGVLVLGFDPLVLDKPMSLLLMLISAAFLALGTVLMKGLRGLDVYSQQGWTALFSVLPLLAISLVLEPGGIAALDSVSWVAWFGVGYAAFVSSLLGHGLYYVLVQRHPVAQVTPWLLLVPVLAMGLGVAFWGDRPGPRLLLGGAMVLGGVLIIALRALAKSRAPAAVETL encoded by the coding sequence ATGCTGCCCGTCCGCGACATCGTCCTGCTCCTGCTCATCGTCCTGTCCTGGGCGATCAACTTCCTGACCTCCGCCTACGCGCTGCGCGAGATCCCGCCGTTCCTGTTCACCGGACTGCGCTTCGCCGCGCTGGCGCTGCCGCTGGCGTTCCTGGTCAAGCGGCCCACGCCCGGGCAGTGGCCGCGGCTGATCGCGGTGTGCCTGTGCATCGGCGTGCTGCATTTCGGCCTGAGCTTCACCGCGCTGAAGCTGGCCGGCGACCTGTCCTCGCCGGCCATCGTGATGCAGAGCTACGTGCCCATGACCGCGCTGCTGGCCTGGTGGGTGCTGGGCGAGCGCTTCGCCTGGCGCACCGGCGCGGCGATCGCGGTGAGTTTCGCCGGCGTGCTGGTGCTGGGCTTCGATCCGCTGGTGCTCGACAAGCCCATGTCGCTGCTGCTGATGCTGATCTCGGCCGCGTTCCTGGCGCTGGGCACGGTGCTGATGAAGGGCCTGCGCGGGCTCGACGTGTACAGCCAGCAAGGCTGGACCGCCTTGTTCAGCGTGCTGCCGCTGCTGGCGATCAGCCTGGTGCTGGAACCCGGCGGCATCGCCGCGCTGGATTCGGTGAGCTGGGTGGCGTGGTTCGGCGTGGGCTACGCCGCGTTCGTGTCTTCGCTGCTGGGCCACGGCCTGTACTACGTGCTGGTGCAGCGCCATCCGGTGGCCCAGGTCACGCCCTGGCTGCTGCTGGTGCCGGTGCTGGCCATGGGCCTGGGCGTCGCGTTCTGGGGCGACCGGCCCGGCCCGCGCCTGTTGCTGGGCGGCGCGATGGTGCTGGGCGGCGTGCTCATCATCGCCCTGCGCGCGCTGGCCAAATCGCGCGCGCCGGCGGCCGTGGAAACGCTTTAG
- a CDS encoding NAD-dependent epimerase/dehydratase family protein → MRHALVFGASGQIGQPLLGRLRRDGWWITAVSREEQNDAPGLHWLRGDFAQLPELPARVEAIFSCGPLDGFANWYARSRLPASRIVAFGSTSVDTKRGSSDPEERDVATRLREAEALLYAEAAERDAAVTVLRPTLVYGAGRDATLSRIAEMAQRWGRFVLPRNATGLRQPVHVDDLAAAAFACVSAPVSHGRSYALPGGETLSYRDMIARVLAVLEPPPKLIELPSPLFNLALLAAQAGGHATGLGVAAVRRMRNDLVFDDAPARADFGYAPRPFRPERAMFDSR, encoded by the coding sequence ATGCGGCATGCCTTGGTGTTCGGGGCCAGCGGCCAGATCGGCCAGCCCCTGCTGGGCCGCTTGCGCCGCGATGGCTGGTGGATCACCGCGGTCTCGCGCGAGGAGCAGAACGACGCGCCGGGTCTGCACTGGCTGCGCGGCGATTTCGCCCAATTGCCCGAGCTGCCTGCGCGCGTGGAGGCGATCTTCAGTTGCGGCCCCTTGGACGGTTTCGCGAACTGGTATGCGCGCTCGCGCCTGCCGGCATCGCGGATCGTCGCATTCGGCTCGACCAGCGTGGACACCAAGCGCGGCTCCTCCGATCCTGAGGAGCGCGACGTGGCCACGCGCCTGCGCGAGGCCGAAGCGCTGCTGTACGCCGAAGCCGCCGAGCGCGACGCCGCCGTCACCGTGTTGCGGCCGACCCTGGTCTATGGCGCCGGCCGCGACGCCACCTTGTCGCGCATCGCCGAGATGGCGCAGCGCTGGGGCCGTTTCGTGCTGCCGCGCAACGCCACCGGCCTGCGTCAGCCCGTGCACGTGGACGACCTGGCCGCCGCCGCCTTCGCCTGCGTGAGCGCGCCGGTCAGCCACGGCCGCAGCTATGCGCTGCCGGGCGGCGAAACCTTGAGCTATCGCGACATGATCGCGCGCGTGCTGGCGGTGCTGGAGCCGCCGCCGAAGCTGATCGAGCTGCCGTCGCCCTTGTTCAACCTGGCGCTGCTGGCGGCCCAGGCCGGCGGCCATGCCACCGGCCTGGGCGTGGCCGCGGTGCGGCGCATGCGCAACGACCTGGTGTTCGACGACGCGCCCGCGCGCGCGGACTTCGGTTACGCGCCGCGGCCGTTCCGGCCGGAGCGCGCGATGTTCGACAGCCGCTGA
- the nhaA gene encoding Na+/H+ antiporter NhaA: MSAPVPSTPQRPLSTRALRRLSEFFRLEAAGGLILIGAAVLALIAANSPLHEAYEGFRQMPVQVRVGALDIAKPALLWINDGLMAIFFLLVALEIKREMLSGQLAGRDQLILPLVCATAGVAVPALLFYAMNRGDAEAMRGWAVPTATDIAFALGVLALLGSRVPAAMKLLLSTIAVIDDLIAILIIALFYSHGLSATALIWAAVALAGMWLLNRRGVTALAPYLLLGVVLWVCVLKSGVHATLAGVATGLMIPHTGKGAAAADAHSPLETLEHALHPWVAYAILPLFAFANAGLVLGGLTLGDMLTPLPVGIVLGLVLGKPIGIVGVALLLRALGWVKLPPGLDLRAMLGLGLMCGIGFTMSLFIASLAYQDPMRYDEAVLGVLAASLISAVLGYVWLRAVLPAPTAGRG; encoded by the coding sequence ATGAGCGCTCCCGTTCCTTCGACGCCCCAGCGCCCGCTGTCCACGCGTGCGCTGCGCCGGCTCAGCGAGTTCTTCCGCCTGGAGGCCGCGGGCGGCCTGATCCTGATCGGCGCCGCGGTGCTGGCGCTGATCGCGGCCAACTCGCCCTTGCACGAGGCCTACGAGGGCTTCCGGCAGATGCCGGTGCAGGTGCGCGTGGGCGCGCTGGACATCGCCAAGCCGGCGCTGTTGTGGATCAACGACGGCCTGATGGCCATCTTCTTCCTGCTGGTGGCGCTGGAGATCAAGCGCGAGATGCTCAGCGGCCAGCTTGCCGGCCGCGACCAGCTGATCCTGCCGCTGGTCTGCGCCACGGCCGGCGTGGCGGTGCCGGCGCTGTTGTTCTATGCGATGAACCGCGGCGACGCCGAGGCCATGCGCGGCTGGGCCGTGCCCACCGCCACCGACATCGCCTTCGCCCTGGGCGTGCTGGCGCTGCTGGGCTCGCGCGTGCCGGCGGCGATGAAGCTGCTGCTGTCCACCATCGCGGTGATCGACGACCTGATCGCGATCCTGATCATCGCCCTGTTCTATTCGCATGGCCTGTCGGCCACCGCGCTGATCTGGGCGGCGGTGGCCTTGGCCGGCATGTGGCTGCTCAACCGCCGCGGCGTGACCGCGCTGGCGCCGTACCTGCTGCTGGGCGTGGTGCTGTGGGTGTGCGTGCTCAAGTCCGGCGTGCACGCGACCCTGGCCGGCGTGGCGACGGGACTGATGATTCCGCATACCGGCAAGGGCGCGGCCGCCGCCGACGCTCATTCCCCGCTGGAAACGCTGGAGCACGCGCTGCACCCCTGGGTGGCCTACGCGATCCTGCCGCTGTTCGCCTTCGCCAACGCCGGCCTGGTGCTGGGCGGCCTGACCCTGGGAGACATGCTCACGCCGTTGCCGGTGGGCATCGTGCTGGGCCTGGTGCTGGGCAAGCCGATCGGCATCGTCGGCGTGGCGCTGCTGCTGCGTGCGCTGGGTTGGGTAAAGCTGCCGCCGGGCCTGGACCTGCGCGCGATGCTGGGCCTGGGCCTGATGTGCGGTATCGGCTTCACCATGAGTTTGTTCATCGCCTCGCTGGCCTATCAGGACCCGATGCGTTACGACGAGGCGGTGCTGGGCGTGCTGGCCGCGTCGCTGATTTCGGCGGTGCTGGGCTATGTGTGGTTGCGTGCGGTGCTGCCTGCGCCGACGGCAGGACGCGGCTGA
- a CDS encoding sodium:calcium antiporter, which translates to MLEAVGLFVLGLLLLALGGDSILKGASGLAQRFGLSPFATGLVLVAFGTSLPELAVNLHAVLRGEQSLALGNAVGSNVINFGLTLGLAAMAAPLLVRWRSLAPLLLVLILGTAAVIVLGLDGVLSRAEGAGLVIAFVAVVAYAAARARREAPELQDAIAAFARTRTDLWLNLLRFAIAAVLLYYGSKFVVGAAPRFGAALGLTPLLTGLLPVAIGTALPEAAAAVLAARRRQGDIVVGHVIGSSLFNLLIVVGGMAAWNAVALPASFVRFELPAAIAFALMLYPMLRGDLRVSRGEGAVLLVALLAWIGFELALLTR; encoded by the coding sequence ATGCTCGAAGCCGTGGGCTTGTTCGTGCTGGGTCTGCTGCTGCTGGCGCTGGGCGGCGACTCCATCCTCAAGGGCGCCTCCGGGCTGGCTCAGCGCTTCGGCCTGTCGCCCTTCGCCACCGGCCTGGTGCTGGTGGCCTTCGGCACCTCGCTGCCGGAACTGGCGGTCAATCTGCACGCGGTGCTGCGCGGCGAGCAGAGCCTGGCGCTGGGCAACGCGGTGGGCAGCAACGTGATCAACTTCGGCCTGACCCTGGGCCTGGCGGCGATGGCCGCGCCGCTGCTGGTGCGCTGGCGCTCGCTGGCGCCGCTGCTGCTGGTGCTGATCCTGGGCACCGCGGCGGTGATCGTGCTGGGCCTGGACGGCGTGCTCAGCCGCGCCGAGGGCGCGGGCCTGGTGATCGCCTTCGTCGCGGTAGTGGCCTACGCCGCCGCGCGCGCCCGCCGCGAGGCGCCGGAGCTGCAGGACGCGATCGCCGCGTTCGCGCGCACCCGCACCGACCTGTGGCTGAACCTGCTGCGCTTCGCCATCGCCGCGGTGCTGCTGTACTACGGCTCCAAGTTCGTGGTCGGCGCCGCGCCGCGCTTCGGCGCCGCGCTGGGCCTGACCCCGCTGCTGACCGGCTTGCTGCCGGTAGCCATCGGCACCGCGCTGCCCGAGGCCGCCGCGGCGGTGCTCGCCGCGCGCCGCCGCCAGGGCGACATCGTGGTCGGCCACGTGATCGGCTCCAGCCTGTTCAACCTGCTGATCGTGGTCGGCGGCATGGCGGCCTGGAACGCGGTGGCGCTGCCGGCCTCGTTCGTGCGCTTCGAACTGCCGGCGGCGATCGCCTTCGCGCTGATGCTGTACCCGATGCTGCGCGGCGACCTGCGGGTCAGCCGCGGCGAAGGCGCGGTGCTGCTGGTGGCGCTGCTGGCCTGGATCGGCTTCGAGCTGGCGCTGCTGACGCGCTGA
- a CDS encoding lectin, producing the protein MRPWLLTFPVLLALAACGERAPAPAGPTAADPPPASSPPADQPPEDVPPATAPAPLQPVAGAMTRMDGYGDLRLGMSTDEAKQAWGGELNGKPSDDPAACYYLWPKSAKLPRDFALMIEAGKFVRYDVGTANEAAPGGGKVGMDEAALRALYRDGLEETPHKYVEGGKVLSIAASGVAPSKLVFELDAAGKVTAWRVGLLPQADYVEGCS; encoded by the coding sequence ATGCGACCGTGGCTACTGACGTTCCCCGTGCTGTTGGCCCTGGCGGCCTGCGGCGAGCGCGCGCCAGCGCCCGCCGGCCCCACCGCCGCCGACCCGCCGCCGGCGTCGTCGCCGCCGGCCGACCAGCCGCCCGAAGACGTGCCGCCGGCCACCGCGCCCGCGCCGCTGCAACCGGTGGCCGGTGCGATGACCCGCATGGACGGCTACGGCGACCTGCGCCTGGGCATGAGCACCGACGAGGCCAAGCAGGCCTGGGGCGGCGAGCTCAACGGCAAGCCCAGCGACGATCCGGCCGCCTGCTACTACCTGTGGCCCAAGAGCGCCAAGCTGCCGCGCGATTTCGCCCTGATGATCGAGGCCGGCAAGTTCGTGCGCTACGACGTGGGCACCGCGAATGAGGCCGCACCCGGCGGCGGCAAGGTCGGCATGGACGAGGCGGCGCTGCGCGCGCTGTACCGCGACGGGCTGGAGGAAACGCCGCACAAGTACGTCGAGGGCGGCAAAGTGCTGTCCATCGCCGCCAGCGGCGTGGCGCCGTCCAAGCTGGTGTTCGAGCTGGACGCGGCCGGCAAGGTCACGGCCTGGCGGGTGGGTCTGCTGCCGCAGGCGGATTACGTCGAGGGTTGTTCCTAA
- the hmgA gene encoding homogentisate 1,2-dioxygenase has product MPEQQAQRADARGYMSGFGNEFATQVYAGVLPEGQNSPQRAAFGLYAEQLSGTAFTAPRAENRRSWLYRIRPAAMHGAFAPYAQPRLHSEFERGAVSPDQLRWDPLPLPETPVDFVDGLYTMAGNGSPAAQHGVGVHLYAANRSMDGRYFYDADGELLIVPQLGRLRLATELGVLDVEPQEIAVIPRGVRFRVELPDGASRGYVCENFGALMRLPDLGPIGANGLANPRDFLTPNASYEDVEGEFELIAKFQGHLWRADIGHSPLDVVGWHGNYAPYKYDLRRFNTIGSISFDHPDPSIFTVLTSPSDTPGTANMDFVIFPPRWLVAQHTFRPPWFHRNVASEFMGLIHGAYDAKAEGFVPGGASLHNCMTGHGPDAETFEKASHADLSQAHVIADTMAFMFETRAVIRPTAQAFDAAHRQRGYQACWAGLRKHFSPPSA; this is encoded by the coding sequence ATGCCCGAGCAGCAAGCCCAGCGCGCGGACGCGCGCGGCTACATGAGCGGCTTCGGCAACGAATTCGCCACGCAGGTCTATGCGGGGGTGCTGCCCGAGGGGCAGAACTCGCCGCAGCGGGCGGCGTTCGGGTTGTATGCCGAGCAGCTCAGCGGTACCGCCTTCACCGCGCCGCGCGCGGAGAACCGGCGCAGCTGGCTGTACCGCATCCGTCCCGCGGCGATGCACGGCGCGTTCGCGCCGTATGCGCAGCCGCGCCTGCACAGCGAGTTCGAGCGTGGTGCGGTGTCGCCCGACCAGCTGCGCTGGGATCCGTTGCCGTTGCCGGAAACGCCGGTGGACTTCGTCGACGGCCTGTACACCATGGCCGGCAACGGCTCGCCCGCCGCGCAGCACGGCGTGGGCGTGCATCTGTATGCAGCCAATCGTTCGATGGACGGGCGCTACTTCTACGACGCCGACGGCGAGCTGCTGATCGTGCCGCAGCTGGGCCGCCTGCGCCTGGCCACCGAGCTGGGCGTGCTGGACGTGGAGCCGCAGGAGATCGCGGTGATCCCGCGCGGCGTGCGCTTCCGCGTGGAGCTGCCCGACGGCGCATCGCGCGGCTATGTGTGCGAGAACTTCGGCGCGCTGATGCGCCTGCCGGACCTGGGTCCGATCGGCGCCAACGGCCTGGCCAATCCGCGCGACTTCCTGACCCCGAATGCGAGCTACGAGGACGTGGAAGGCGAGTTCGAACTGATCGCCAAGTTCCAGGGCCACCTGTGGCGCGCCGACATCGGCCATTCGCCGCTGGACGTGGTGGGTTGGCACGGCAACTACGCGCCGTACAAGTACGACCTGCGCCGCTTCAACACCATCGGCTCGATCAGCTTCGACCATCCCGATCCGTCGATCTTCACCGTGCTGACCTCGCCCAGCGACACGCCCGGCACGGCCAACATGGACTTCGTGATCTTCCCGCCGCGCTGGCTGGTGGCGCAGCACACCTTCCGCCCGCCGTGGTTCCACCGCAACGTGGCCAGCGAGTTCATGGGCTTGATCCATGGCGCCTACGACGCCAAGGCCGAGGGCTTCGTGCCGGGCGGCGCCTCGCTGCACAACTGCATGACCGGTCACGGCCCGGACGCGGAGACCTTCGAGAAGGCTTCGCACGCGGACTTGAGCCAGGCGCACGTGATCGCCGACACCATGGCCTTCATGTTCGAAACCCGCGCGGTGATCCGCCCGACCGCGCAGGCCTTCGACGCGGCGCACCGCCAGCGCGGCTATCAGGCTTGTTGGGCCGGACTGCGCAAGCATTTCTCGCCGCCGTCGGCCTGA
- the hppD gene encoding 4-hydroxyphenylpyruvate dioxygenase, translated as MNAQPNLGMQVTTFENPLGIDGFEFVEFAAPAGRGGMLHDYFRKLGFTAVLRHKQRPITVYRQGGVNFLVNEDPDSFAAEFAAKHGPSACGFAIRFKQPAATVFDTVVGNGGEAVTEKAGSKAVDAPVVKGIGDCMLYLVDRYGAAGSVYADDYVAIEGAEPNPTGFGLTFIDHLTHNLYFGNMQKWSDYYERLFNFREIRYFDIKGAKTGLVSKAMTAPDGIVRIPLNESSDPKSQINEYLDAYNGEGIQHIACFTDNIYDTVEAMRAQGVEFLDTPETYFEVIDQRVPNHGEDVARLARNKILIDADPETHQRKLLQIFTQNAIGPIFFEIIQRKGNEGFGEGNFQALFESIERDQMRRGVL; from the coding sequence ATGAATGCGCAGCCCAACCTCGGCATGCAGGTCACCACCTTCGAAAATCCGCTGGGCATCGACGGCTTCGAGTTCGTCGAATTCGCCGCCCCGGCCGGTCGGGGCGGGATGCTGCACGACTATTTCCGCAAGCTCGGCTTCACCGCCGTGCTGCGCCACAAGCAGCGCCCGATCACGGTCTACCGTCAGGGCGGGGTGAACTTCCTGGTCAACGAGGACCCGGACAGCTTCGCCGCCGAGTTCGCGGCCAAGCACGGGCCCAGCGCCTGCGGCTTCGCCATCCGCTTCAAGCAGCCGGCCGCCACCGTGTTCGACACCGTGGTCGGCAACGGCGGCGAAGCGGTGACCGAGAAGGCCGGCAGCAAGGCCGTGGATGCGCCGGTGGTCAAGGGCATCGGCGACTGCATGCTGTACCTGGTGGACCGCTACGGCGCCGCCGGCTCGGTGTACGCGGACGACTACGTGGCCATCGAGGGCGCCGAGCCCAACCCGACGGGCTTCGGTCTGACCTTCATCGACCACCTCACCCACAACCTCTACTTCGGCAACATGCAGAAGTGGTCGGACTACTACGAGCGGCTGTTCAACTTCCGCGAGATCCGCTACTTCGACATCAAGGGCGCCAAGACCGGCCTGGTGTCGAAGGCGATGACCGCGCCGGACGGCATCGTGCGCATTCCGCTGAACGAGTCCAGCGACCCGAAGTCGCAGATCAACGAGTACCTGGACGCCTACAACGGCGAAGGCATCCAGCACATCGCCTGCTTCACCGACAACATCTACGACACGGTCGAGGCGATGCGCGCGCAGGGCGTCGAATTCCTGGACACGCCGGAGACCTATTTCGAGGTGATCGACCAGCGCGTTCCCAACCATGGCGAGGATGTGGCGCGCCTGGCCAGGAACAAGATCCTGATCGATGCCGATCCGGAAACCCATCAGCGCAAGCTGCTGCAGATCTTCACCCAGAACGCGATCGGCCCGATCTTCTTCGAGATCATCCAGCGCAAGGGCAACGAAGGCTTCGGCGAGGGCAACTTCCAGGCGCTGTTCGAGAGCATCGAGCGCGACCAGATGCGCCGCGGCGTGCTGTAA